Part of the Leifsonia sp. Root112D2 genome is shown below.
TTGTCCTCCTGCAGGTCACGGTTGTATGCCAGTGGCAAGCCCTTGAGCGTCGCGAGCAGACCGGCGAGATTGCCGATGAGACGACCGGTCTTGCCGCGCGCGAGCTCGGCGATATCCGGATTCTTCTTCTGCGGCATGATCGAGGAACCCGTGGAATAACCGTCGTCGAGAGTGACGAATCCGAATTCGCGGGTGTTCCAGAGCACTATCTCCTCGGCGAACCGGGAGAGATCGACCCCGATCTGCGCGGCGATGAACGCGAACTCCGCCACCAGGTCACGACTGGCGGTGCCGTCGATGGAATTTTCGACACTGCGGGCGAAGCCGAGATCGTGCGCGACGGCTGCGGCATCCAGCCCCAGCGTGCTGCCGGCGAGGGCGCCCGAACCGTACGGCGAGACGTTGGCACGCCTGCCCCAATCGACGAAGCGCTCGATGTCACGCACGAGCGGCCAGCAGTGCGCAAGGAGGTGGTGCGAGAGCATCACGGGCTGCGCGTGCTGCAGGTGCGTGCGACCCGGCATGACAGCGCCGTGGTGGGCCTCGGCCTGCGCGGCGATGGCATCGATGAGCTTGACGAGCTGATCGGCGAGTACACCGGCATGGTCGCGCAGATACATCCGCACGAGCGTGGCTATCTGATCGTTGCGACTTCGACCCGCTCGCAGCTTGCCGCCGAGTTCGGGGCCGGCACGGTCGATGAGACCGCGCTCGAGCGCACCGTGCACGTCTTCGTCACTTTCGGCGGCGACGAAGGCGCCGGATGCGACATCCGCGGCAAGCGCGTCGAGCGCCGCCAGCATGCCGCTCAGCTCATCCGCCGAGAGATAGCCGGCCGCCGAAAGCGCACGAGCGTGTGCACGCGAGCCCGCAATGTCGTACGCGGCAAGCTGCCAGTCGAACTGTGTCGACCTGCTCAGCGCCACAAGTTCGGGCGAGGGGCCGCCGGCGAAGCGGCCGCCCCACAGGGCGCCCGCCTCGCCGGCACGATTCTCCGGGCTCTCTGAGGATTGGCTCGTCGCGTCTGCGGTCACAGCGCACTCCCCCGGCTCGCCGACATGCGGGCATCGCTCATTTGGCGCCCAGGTCGCGCCGTGCGGAGATCTTGCTCGGCAGGGACCACAACTCGATGAAGCCCTTCGCCAGCGACTGGTCAAAGCTGTCGCCGGTGTCGTAGGTGGCCAGGTTGAAGTCGTACAGGCTTTCGCCGCTGCGGCGGCCGGTGACCACCGCGGTACCGGCGTGCAGCTTGAGGCGGATGTCGCCCGTGACGTGCTTCTGGGTCTCGTCGATGAACACATCGAGTGCGCGCTTGAGCCCGGAGAACCAGAGACCGTCGTAAACGAGTTCGGCCCATTTGGACTCCACCCCGCGCTTATAGCGGGCGACGTCACGCTCGACAGTCATGTTCTCGAGTTCCTCGTGCGCGGCGATCAGGGCGATGCCTGCCGGAGCCTCGTAGACCTCGCGGCTCTTGATGCCCACCAGGCGATCCTCGACGATGTCGATGCGCCCGACACCCTGGTCTCCGGCAAGGGTGTTCATGAGTTGCACAACCTGGAGCGGGGTCACGGCCTTGCCATCGATCGCGACCGGCACGCCTTCGGAGAAGGAGATCGTCACCTCGGTGGGCTCGCGCGGAATCGACGGATCCTGCGTGTAGGTGTAAAGATCCTCGATCGGGGCATTCCACGGGTCTTCCAGGAAGCCGGTCTCGACGGCGCGGCCCCAGACGTTCTGGTCGATCGAATACGGGCTCTTCTTGGACTGCACTATCGGCAGGTTGTTTTCGGCCGCGTACACGATGGCCTTGTCGCGGGTGAGTGCGAAGTCACGCACGGGGGCGAGCGAAGTCAGTTCGGGGGCGAGAGCCGCCACGGCTGCCTCGAAACGCACCTGGTCATTGCCCTTGCCCGTGCACCCATGTGCCACGCTGTCGGCTCCGAGCTGCTTGGCCGTGGCCGCCAGATACTTGGCGATGAGCGGGCGGGAGATGGCCGAGACCAGCGGATAGCGCTTCTGGTAGAGAGCATTGGCCTTGAGCGCGGGCACGATGTAGTCGTCGGCGAATTCATCCTTCGCATCGACGACGATGGACTCAACCGCGCCGCAGTCCAGCGCTCGCTGACGAATGGCATCCATATCTTCGCCGCCCTGGCCGACGTCGACGGCGAGGGCGACGACCTCCTTGCCCGTCGCATCCTTCAGCCAGCCGATGCCGACCGAGGTGTCGAGTCCGCCCGAGTATGCGAGGACTACGCGTTCCGCCATGGTGCTCCTTAGGTGTGTGTTCTGTTCAAGTGTATTTGTGGTGTGGGTCTCGATACGCGTAGCTTGGCGAGCTACTCGACCACCGGGGTGCTGCGCTCGAGCAACCAGACCAGGAGGGCCTTTTGGGCGTGGAGGCGGTTCTCCGCCTCATCCCAAATGACGCTCTGCGGGCCGTCGATGACCTCGGCAGCCACCTCGAAACCGCGGTCGGCCGGAAGGCAATGCAGGAAGAGCGCGTCAGGCTCGGCCTGCGCCATGAGCTCGGCGTCGACGCGATAGGCGCCGAAGGATGCCAGCCGCACGGCCTTCTCCTCCTCCTTACCCATCGACACCCAAGTGTCGGTGACGACGACATCGGCACCGACGACGGCCTCGCGCGGATTTGTGTACAGGGCAACGGAGCCACCCGTGCGTGCCGCTATCGCCGTCGCGTCGGCGACCACGGCATCCGACGGCTCGAAGCCCGAGGGGGCTGCAATGCGCACGTGCATGCCCGCTGTCGCGCCGGCGAGCAGATAGGACTGCGCCATGTTGCACGCACCGTCGCCGAGGAAGGTGAGGGTGAGCCCGGCCAGACTCCCCCGCTTCTCACGAATCGTCAGCAGATCGGCCAGGAGCTGGCACGGGTGAAAGTCATCCGAGAGCGCGTTGACGACGGGCACGGTGGTTCCAAACGCCATTTCTTCAAGCCCAGCCTGCCCATAGGTGCGCCAGACGATTGCCGAGACCATGCGTTCGAGCACGCGTGCGGTGTCGGCCGGCGTCTCCTTGCCGCCCAGCTGGCTGTTGGCCGTGCTGATGATGAGCGGGCTGCCCCCGAGATCGGCGATGCCCACCGCGAAGGAGACGCGTGTGCGAGTGGAGGACTTGTCGAAGATCACCGCAACCGTCTGCGGGCCGGCCAGCGGCTTGCGAGCATAGGGATCCCGCTTGATCTGCTCGGCCAGATCGAGAATCTCGGCCTGCTCGGCGGGCGTGATGTCGTCGTCGCGGAGAAAGTGGCGTGTCATGAAGAAGCTTTCGTGATCGGGGGTGGAAGCCAGGGGCGATGGATGCGCGTCAGCGCGTCGATACGGCGGCGAGTGCAACCGTGAATCGTCGCGCGAAATCGTCGATCTCCGTGTCGCCGACGATGAGCGGCGGTGCGATGCGGATGCTGGAGTCGTTGGGGGCGTTAACGATGAGCCCGGCATTCAGGGCCGCATCGTACAGTTCGTGACCGATCGGCCGGGTCAGGCCGACACCGATGAGCAATCCCGCGCCGCGGAGTTCGTCGAGCACATCGCCGCCGGGAACCGATCGCAGTTCTCCGTCGATGAGTGCGCGCAACTGGGAGCCCCTGGCCGCCGCATTCTCGACCAGGCCAGACGCCTCGATTTCACCAAGCACCGCGTTCGCCGCGGCCGTTGCGAGCGGGTTTCCCCCAAAGGTGCTGCCGTGCTGTCCGCGAGCGAACAGATCGGATGCCCAGCCGAAGGTCACCAGCGCGCCGATCGGCACTCCACCGGCCATGCCCTTCGCCAGGGTGATGGCATCGGGAACGATTCCGGCGTGCTCGAACCCGAACCAGCGGCCCGTGCGGCCGATGCCGGTCTGGATCTCGTCGAGAATGAGGAGCACACCGTGTTCGGCGGTGAGTTCTCTCGCGCGCGCCAGGTAGCCATCCGGCAGATCGAGAACGCCCGCCTCGCCCTTGATCGGTTCGATGATGATGGCCGAGACGGTGTCGTCGATGGTCGCCTCGAGCGCCTCGATGCTCGTGTCGATGTGCTCCACGCCGCCGGGCATCGGCTCGAACGGCTCGCGCATCGCGGGCTTTCCGGTGAGAGCCATCGCGCCCATGGTGCGACCATGGAAGGAGTTGTTCAGCGCGATAATGCGGCTCGCGCCCGAGCGGCGGTTGCGGCGCGCGAGCTTGAACGCCGCCTCGTTGGCCTCCGCGCCGGAGTTGCCGAAGAAGACGCGCCCCTCAAGGCCCGCGCCGGTGAGGCGTTTGAGTCGCTCGGCGAGCTCGATCTCGGGCGGGGTGGCGAAGTAGTTGGAGACATGCGCAAGGGTGGCGATCTGCCGACTGACGGCATCCACGAGCACCGGATGCGCATGGCCGAGCGAGTTGACGGCGATACCGGCGAGGAAGTCCAGGTATTCGGCGCCCTCGGAATCCCAGACCCTGCAGCCCTCACCGCGCACGAGCATGAGGGGCGGGGTGGGCAGGGTGCGCATCATCGATGCGTCGAAGCGGTCGGACCAGCCGTCGGTCTCTGCGGGGGTCATCAAAGTGTTTCCCTTTCGTGAGGGGCTGCCACGACGTTGGTTCCTGCGCCGCGATCGGTGAAGATCTCGAGCAGAAGCGAGTGCGGCAGCCGGCCGTCGATGATCGCTGCCTTCTCGACCCCACCGTCGACCGCGTCGAGGCATGCCGTCATCTTGGGGATCATGCCCGACTCGAGGCTCGGCAGCAGTGCGCGCAACTCGTCGGCGTCGATTACCGAGACGAGAGATTCGCGATTGGGCCAATCGCTGTAGAGACCGGCGACATCGGTGAGAATGGCGAGTCGGACGGCACCGAGGGCGACGGCGAGCGCGCCGGCCGCGGCATCCGCATTGACGTTGAGCGATTGGCCGGGCGCATCGATGTCGGGCGCAATGGAGGAGACGACCGGAATGCGACCCGCGGAGATCTGGGCGAAGACGGCCTCGGGGTTCACGGCCACGACGTCGCCGACAAGCCCCAGGTCTACCTCTTCGCCGTCAATGACCACGCCTCGCCTGCGCGCCTCGAACAGCCCCGCGTCTTCTCCGGATAGTCCAGCGGCGAGCGGTCCGTGTGTGTTGATGTGCCGTACCAGGTCACGGGTGATCTGCCCGGTGAGCACCATGCGCACGACGTCCATCGCCTCGGGCGTTGTCACTCTGTAGCCGCCGCGGAACTCACTGTGGATGCCGAGCCGATCGAGCATGGCCGAGATCTGGGGTCCGCCGCCGTGCACCACCACCGGGTGGATGCCCGCGTAACGCAGGTACACCATGTCTTCGGCAAATGCCCGCTGCAGCTGTTCGCTGACCATGGCATTGCCGCCGAACTTCACGACCACGATCTGTCCGTGCAAGCGCTTCAGCCAGGGCAGCGACTCAATCAGTGCAGCCGCCTTGAGCGCCGCATCCGCCGTACCGTCGTTCTGCTGTGTACTGGCCGCGTGGGAGCCGGACGCCTCACGGCTCTGCATGATCATCAACTCGCGTACGCGCTGTTCTCGTGAACGTACTCATGCGTGAGGTCGCTCGTGAGGATGGTGGCGGTGGCGTCTCCGGCGTGCAACTCGATGCCGACGTGCACCGCACGGGAGGTCAGATCGACCTCGTCCCTGGGCCTGTCGGGCTCGCCCGCGTGACAGACGCGCACGCCATTCATGCTCACGTCGACCTCGTACGGATCGAATGCGGCGTTGGTGGTACCGATCGCCGAGAGCACCCGCCCCCAGTTGGGATCGTTGCCGAAGATCGCCGCCTTGAAGAGGTTGCTGCGTGAGACGGCGCGCCCCACCTCCACCGCCTCGTCTTCGGAAGCTGCCCCGATGACCTCGATGGCGATGTCATGGCTTGCACCCTCCGCATCTCCCTGCAGCTGGCGAGCCAGGTCTGCACAGACGATCCGCACGGCCTCCGCGAATTCGCCCTCCTCCGGCGTGATTCCGGATGCGCCGGAGGCGAGCAGTGTCACCTGGTCGTTGGTAGACATGCAGCCGTCGGAATCGAGCCTGTCGAAGGTCACCCGGGTGGCGGCGCGCAGAGCCGTGTCGAGTTGGGCGGAGGTGAGGGAAGCATCCGTCGTGATGACCACGAGCATGGTGGCGAGCCCCGGAGCGAGCATGCCGGCGCCCTTGGCCATGCCGCCGATCACCCAGCCATCGCCGTGATGGATCACGGTCTTCGGGTGGGTGTCGGTGGTGATGATGGCGCTTGCTGCCGTGTCGTCGTCGGCGCGCAGCGCACCGGCCGCCGACGCGACGCCGGCGATCAGCTTGTCACGATCGAGCTGGTCTCCGATGAGCCCTGTCGAGCACACGAGCACGTCACCGGCAGACACCCCGAGGTGTTCCGCGACGGCCTCGGCCGTGGCGTGAGTGGTCTGAAAGCCTTGCGTGCCCGTGAAGCAGTTCGCCCCGCCGGAGTTCAGCACGATGGCCTCGACGACGCCGTCGGCGATGACCTGCTCGCTCCACAGGATCGGGTTGGCCTTGGCACGATTGCTCGTAAACACCGCCGCGGCCGCCTTCTCGGGGCCCGTGTTGACCACGAGCGCGAGATCGGGGGCACCGGTGGATTTGAGGCCGGCCGCGATGCCCGCCGCGACGAACCCGGATGCTGCGGTGACGCTCACGGTGCTACTCCATTCACAGAAAGACCGGCGGTCTCCGGCAGGCCCAGCGCAATATTCGCCGACTGCACTGCGGCGCCCGCCGTGCCCTTAACCAGGTTGTCCATGGCGAGAACCGCCACGACTCGGCCCGCGGCCTCATCGACGGTCACGCCGATGAGCGCGGTGTTGGCTCCGAGGGTGTCTGCGGTGCGGGGAAAGACCCCCTCAGGCAGCAGGTGCACGAAGCTCTCCCCCGCATAGGCGTTCTCCCAGGCCGCGCGAACCTGTGCTGCTGTCGTGCCCGGCACGAGCCGGGCGGTCGCGGTGACGAGAATGCCCCGCGCCATCGGCACGAGCACGGGCGTGAACGAGATGGTAGGCGCGAGCGCGCCGGCGAGCCGCAGACTCTGCTGGATCTCCGGGATGTGTCGGTGCGAGCCGCCGACCGCGTATGGCGTTGCGCTACCGAGCAGTTCGCTCGCGAGAAAGGGAACGGCGAGCTTCTTACCGGCGCCGGAGGATCCGACCGCGAGAACCGCCACGATGTCCTGCTCCTCGATCACCCCCGCCTCGATGCCCGGGGCCAGGGCAAGCGACACCGAACTGGCATTGCAGCCGGGCGCGGCGATGCGACGCACCCCGACGAGATTCTCGCGCTGCTTGCCGTCGCCGACGGGCAGCTCGGGAACTCCGTATGCCCAGGCCGGAAAATACTCTCCGCCGTAGAAGCGGGCCCACTCCGTCTCGTCGGTGAGGCGGTGGTCCGCGCCGCAGTCGATGACGAGGGTCGCCGGATCGAGCGTGGCCGCGATGGCCCCGGATGCACCGTGCGGCAACGCGAGGAAGACGACGTCGTGGCCGGCAAGGTTCTGCGGTGTGGTTTCGACGAGCGTGAGGTGGGCGAGTGAACGCAGGTGCGGCTGGTGTTCGATGAGGGGCCGGCCCGCGTTGGAGTTCGCGGTGACGGTCGTGACGTCGAAATCGGGATGCCCGGCGAGGATTCGCAGCACCTCACCACCGGCGTAGCCGCTGGCACCAGCGACGGCAACCGAGAAAGTCATGGTTCTACCTTATTGAGTGAGCGGTCGGGGAAATGACGGCGACGCCCACAACGGACCGTTTCCACGGTCTCGCGTGCGTCGCCTAGATTCGGCCCGCGCTCTGGCGTCGGCGCAGTGCACGGGGGCTGGTGCCCTGTGCCAGAGTGTTGCGCCGCTCGAAAGCCATGAGTGGAGTGTAGCGTACGGCTGGCTACTCGCGCACGGTGGCACCGAAACGTTCGGCCGCCAGCGCGGCACCGGCGAGTTTCGCCTCGGTGGCCTCCGGAGTTGTCAGCGTGCGGTCATCCGAGCGGAATCGCAGGGCGAAGGTGAGGCTCTTGCTGCCGGACGGCACGCCGTCGCCGCGGTAGTCATCGATCAGCCTCGCGTCTTCGAGCAGTGCTCCCGCTCCCTCGACCACGGCCGCGCGTACCTCACCGGCGGGAGTGGCGACGGCAACGACGAGAGACAGGTCCTGCGTGGCGGCGGGGAAACCAGCGATGACCCGGGCCTCGATGTCAATCGGTGCCGAGTCGATAAGCGCGTCGAGGTCGAGTTCCAGCACGGCGACGACGCGCGGCAGGTCGTGTTCCTCGGCGAAGGCAGGCAGCAGCTCACCCGCGTAGCCGACGACGCGGCTCTGCGTTCCCGAACGCACGACGAGTTCCGCGGTACGACCCGGGTGCAGCGCCTTGTGGCTGCCCTGCACGATGTCGAGTCGCGCCCCGACGGCGCGGGCGATCTGCCGGGCCGCGTCGAGCGCATCGCCCAGCGAGGCGACGACTGCCGGATGCGACGGCTGGCGCACGACGGCGTTACCCGTGAAGAGCGCACCGATGTGGCGCGGCTGCGGCGGAATACCGTCGTTCAATTCGGCGAGGACTTCGTCGCTCGGCAGCACGGCGCCTGGCGGCACGTTCGGCGTGCCATAACGGATGCCCGCCTCGGGCCGAAACACGAGACCCGTCTCGTAGATGGCCAGGTCCGTGAGCCCCCGGGCGAGGTTGCGCTTGGCGACATCGATAAGCCCCGGCAGCAGCGAGGTGCGCAGGAACGGCACCGTCGCATCCATGGGATTGGCCAGACGCACGGCCGGAACGGACTTCTCGGTCGGCGAGCCGAAGGTGTCGTTGGATGCCTCGTCCACGAACGGGTACGCGAGCACCTCGGTCGCGCCGTTGTCGGCGAGTGTCTGCGCGGCGGCCCGACGAAGCTGCTGGGCGCGGCTCAGCCCACGCCCCGGAGGCGCGACGGGCAGCACCGAGGGAATGCGGTCGTAGCCGACGATGCGGGCGACCTCCTCGGCGAGATCGGACTTGTCGGTGAGATCGGGGCGCCAGCTGGGCGGCGTGACGCGCAGGCCGGCATCCGACTCGCTGAGGCTGCCACCGATCTCGGCGAGCGAGTCCCGAATCTCCGCGTCGGTGTACTCGACCCCGACGAGGCCTGCGATATATCCATTCGGCAGTTCGATGGCCGCGGGCGCTTCGGCGGCATGGTGCGCTGAGCCGAGGTCATCGGCACGGCCGCCCGCGAGCTGCTCGAGCAGTTGCACGACTCGCGCCGCAGCCGGGGCTGCGACCTCGGGGTCGACGCCACGCTCGAAACGCTTGGACGCCTCACTCGGCAGCTTGTGGCGTCGCGCCGTACGCGCGATGGAGACCGGGTCGAAGTTGGCGGCTTCGACCAGCACGGCGTGCGTGGTCGTGCCGATCTCGGTCGACGCGCCGCCCATCACTCCGGCGAGTCCGATCGCGCCGGACTCGTCGGCTATCACCAGGTCTTCGGGGTTCAGGGTGCGAGTCTTCTCATCGAGGGTGACAAGCGTCTCCCCCGGCGTCGCGCGACGAACCGTGAGCCCTCCGCTGAGGGCATCCAGATCGTAACCGTGGATGGGCTGGCCGAGTTCGAGCATGACGTAGTTGGTCACGTCGACGATCAACGAGATCGAGCGGATGCCGGCGAGCGTGAGGCGTGCGAGCATCCACGGCGGTGTCGGGCGGGTGCCGTCGACGTCGCGCACCACGCGGGTGACGAAGACGCTGGCGCCGATGCGGCCGCGGATGGGGGCCTGGTCGTCGATGGTTACTGGAAACAGAGTGGCGGCGGTTTCGAGACGCGCTCGTTCCTCGCGCTCCTCAACCGGCGTAGACAGCGCCGGGTCGCGGAAATCCGCTCCGGTCGCGTGCGAGTACTCGCGGGCGATGCCGCGGATCGAGAAGGCGTAGCCGCGATCCGGGGTGACGTTGACCTCGACGGCCGCGTCATCCAGACCGAGCAGGGCTATCGCATCCGTGCCGACCTCGGGGTCGAGGCCGAGCGTCGCCAGACGAAGGATGCCGTCGTGCTCGTCGCCGAGGCCGAGCTCACGCACCGAGGCGATCATGCCGTCGGAGACGTGGCCGTAGGTCTTGCGGGCGGCGATGGGGAACGGGCCGGGCAGCACCGCACCCGGAAGCGTCACGACGACCTTATCTCCGACGAGGAAGTTGGAGGCGCCACAGACGATGCCGTGCACGGCCTCGCCGCCATCCGCCGCCCTCTCGCCGTCGGGGGCTACCTGAACCTGGCACCAGCGGATGGTCTTGCCGTTCGACTGCGGCTCCTCGACGAAGTCGAGCACCTCGCCCACGACGACAGGGCCGGAGACCTCGAAGGTGTGGATCTCTTCCTCTTCGAGCCCGACCCTCACGAGGGCCGCATGCACGTCCTCGGGGGTCGTGCTCGGCTCGAGGTCGACGAATTCGGCGAGCCAGCTGAGTGGGACGCGCATGGACTAGACCACCATTCCGAATTGCTGGCTGAAACGAATATCGCCCTCGACCATGTCGCGCATGTCCTTGACGTCGTTGCGGAACATGAGCGCCCGCTCGACACCGACGCCGAACGCGAAGCCCGAGTAGACATCCGGGTCGATGCCGGCCGAACGCAGCACATTGGGATTGACCATGCCGCAGCCGCCCCACTCGATCCAGCGCGGCCCCTCCTTGAAGGTCGGGTGCCACAGATCGAGCTCAGCGCTCGGCTCGGTGAAGGGAAAGTAGTTGGGGCGCAGCCGCACCTTGGCATCGTCGCCGAACATGGCCTTGACAAAGTGATCGAGCGTGCCGCGCAGGTGCGCCATGGTGAGGCCCTTGTCGACGGCGATGCCCTCGATCTGGTGGAACACGGGCGTGTGCGTGGCGTCGAGCTCGTCGGTGCGGTACGTGCGTCCGGGTGCGATGCGATAGACGGGCAGCTCGTTGCCGAGCAGCGCGCGCAACTGCACGGGTGAGGTGTGCGTGCGCAGAACGAGGTGCGCATCCGTCGGTTCGACGAAGAAGGTGTCCTGCATGGCACGCGCCGGGTGATCCTCGTCGAAGTTGAGCGCGTCGAAGTTGAACCACTCGCTCTCGAGCTCGGGGCCTTCGGCCACCTCCCAGCCCATGCCGATGAAGACATCGGCGATGCGCTCCTGCAACAGCGAGAGCGGATGCCTGGCCCCGGCCCGCCAGCGCGACGGTACCGCCGTGACATCCACCGTCTCATTCGCGAGGCGCTGGGCGTCTTCGGCTGCGACGATCTCGGCCTCACGCGCCGCGAACGCCTGGTTCACTCGCCCGCGTGCCGCACCAACGAGCTTGCCGGCAGCGGCCTTCTGCTCGGCCGGGACCTCGCGCATGGCGCCGTTGAGTTTCGCGAGCGGCGACGCCTCGGCGAGGTGCTCGGTGCGCACGGAACGCATGGCGTCGGAGTCGGCGGCGGCGCTGATGGCCGCGAGCGCGGCATCCACGGCGGCGGCGACCGCTTCTTCGGTGATCGGGGAGGTCTCTGACACGGTTCCCCAGTTTAGTGGGCGCTGCGACCCTTGTTTACTTCGGACATCGGCGCGAGATCAGCCGGCGTGGCGGTCATCGCGCGTGGCGAACGTGCCCCGGTGCGCCGCGAGACGATGCGGGCCAACCACGAAAGCAGCAGGTTCACACCGAGGTAAATCACGAGCACTATGAAGAACAGGGTGAACAGATAGCGATTACCGAAGAAGTTCTGAAGATTGGTCACCGTGCGCAGCAGTTCCGCATAGCCGACGACATATGCCAGAGACGTGTCCTTGAGCAGGACCACCATTTGCGCGATGAGTATCGGCAGCATCTGACGGAATGCCTGCGGAAACTCAATCATCATTCGCGTGCGTGTTGACGACAGCCCAATTGCAAGGCCCGCCTCACGTTGCCCCTTCGGCAGAGATTGGATGCCTGCACGCAGGATCTCACCGATGAGAGCACCGTTGTAGATGGCGAGAGCAGCGACACCCGCCCAGAATGAACCCGTCGAGAACACGAGCAGGATGAACAACATCATCAGCAGGACGGGCATGCCGCGGAAGAATTCAAGCAACACCGCAATGGGAACACGAATCCAGGCACTTCGCGCCGTGCGCGCGAAAGAGAACAGGATTCCCACCGCGAGCGCGAGCACCGCGGCGACGGCCGCCATCTGGAGCGTCGCGAGCAATCCTCTCCAGACAGCGAGCCAGAGTTGGGGGTCAGAAAGGATGTCGAGGCGGGTCGGATCGAACAATCCGGAAAGCACCGCACCGTTGGCAATCGTTCGCGGCGCCGCCAGCGTGTAGATCACCCAGGCGATACCGGCGAGGATCACTACGACACCGATGATCGACACGACGAAGGCCCGACGCCGGGCGCGCGGGCCGGGCGCATCGTAAAGAACGTTCGTGCTCATCGCAGTACCCTCACCTTGCGTTCAACCCAACCGGCTATCAGTCCCAGCGGCACCGTGATGATGAGGTAGAAGAATGCGACACCGAGCAGCAGCGCGATGACGGCGTCGCCGCGCAGATTCGTGATGTCATTCGCCGCCTTGAAGAGTTCGTAGACGAAGAAGGCACCCGCCACGGAGGTGTTCTTGACGAGCGCGATGAATACGTTGATGAGCGGCGGGATCACCATGCGAATTGCCTGCGGCATGACAACAAGGCTCAGCGTCTGACCGAAACGCAGGCCGATGCTGCGCGCGGCCTCCGCCTGGCCGACCGGCACACCGTTCACCCCGGAACGGATCGCCTCGGCGACGAAAGGCGAGGTGTAGAGCGTGAGCCCGATGACGGCGAGCGGAAAGTAATCAAGTGGCACCTTGAGGTATGGCAACACCACGGCGCAGAAAAACAACACCAGCAGAAGGGGGATGTTGCGCAGGATCTCCGTGTACACCAGTGCGAACCCGCGCAGCGAGGCAATCGGCGAGATGCGCATGGCCGCCACCACCGTGCCAAGAACGAGCGCACCGA
Proteins encoded:
- the pheT gene encoding phenylalanine--tRNA ligase subunit beta, producing the protein MRVPLSWLAEFVDLEPSTTPEDVHAALVRVGLEEEEIHTFEVSGPVVVGEVLDFVEEPQSNGKTIRWCQVQVAPDGERAADGGEAVHGIVCGASNFLVGDKVVVTLPGAVLPGPFPIAARKTYGHVSDGMIASVRELGLGDEHDGILRLATLGLDPEVGTDAIALLGLDDAAVEVNVTPDRGYAFSIRGIAREYSHATGADFRDPALSTPVEEREERARLETAATLFPVTIDDQAPIRGRIGASVFVTRVVRDVDGTRPTPPWMLARLTLAGIRSISLIVDVTNYVMLELGQPIHGYDLDALSGGLTVRRATPGETLVTLDEKTRTLNPEDLVIADESGAIGLAGVMGGASTEIGTTTHAVLVEAANFDPVSIARTARRHKLPSEASKRFERGVDPEVAAPAAARVVQLLEQLAGGRADDLGSAHHAAEAPAAIELPNGYIAGLVGVEYTDAEIRDSLAEIGGSLSESDAGLRVTPPSWRPDLTDKSDLAEEVARIVGYDRIPSVLPVAPPGRGLSRAQQLRRAAAQTLADNGATEVLAYPFVDEASNDTFGSPTEKSVPAVRLANPMDATVPFLRTSLLPGLIDVAKRNLARGLTDLAIYETGLVFRPEAGIRYGTPNVPPGAVLPSDEVLAELNDGIPPQPRHIGALFTGNAVVRQPSHPAVVASLGDALDAARQIARAVGARLDIVQGSHKALHPGRTAELVVRSGTQSRVVGYAGELLPAFAEEHDLPRVVAVLELDLDALIDSAPIDIEARVIAGFPAATQDLSLVVAVATPAGEVRAAVVEGAGALLEDARLIDDYRGDGVPSGSKSLTFALRFRSDDRTLTTPEATEAKLAGAALAAERFGATVRE
- the pheS gene encoding phenylalanine--tRNA ligase subunit alpha, producing the protein MSETSPITEEAVAAAVDAALAAISAAADSDAMRSVRTEHLAEASPLAKLNGAMREVPAEQKAAAGKLVGAARGRVNQAFAAREAEIVAAEDAQRLANETVDVTAVPSRWRAGARHPLSLLQERIADVFIGMGWEVAEGPELESEWFNFDALNFDEDHPARAMQDTFFVEPTDAHLVLRTHTSPVQLRALLGNELPVYRIAPGRTYRTDELDATHTPVFHQIEGIAVDKGLTMAHLRGTLDHFVKAMFGDDAKVRLRPNYFPFTEPSAELDLWHPTFKEGPRWIEWGGCGMVNPNVLRSAGIDPDVYSGFAFGVGVERALMFRNDVKDMRDMVEGDIRFSQQFGMVV
- a CDS encoding amino acid ABC transporter permease — its product is MSIIGVVVILAGIAWVIYTLAAPRTIANGAVLSGLFDPTRLDILSDPQLWLAVWRGLLATLQMAAVAAVLALAVGILFSFARTARSAWIRVPIAVLLEFFRGMPVLLMMLFILLVFSTGSFWAGVAALAIYNGALIGEILRAGIQSLPKGQREAGLAIGLSSTRTRMMIEFPQAFRQMLPILIAQMVVLLKDTSLAYVVGYAELLRTVTNLQNFFGNRYLFTLFFIVLVIYLGVNLLLSWLARIVSRRTGARSPRAMTATPADLAPMSEVNKGRSAH
- a CDS encoding amino acid ABC transporter permease, with amino-acid sequence MDAVIDSLPTYIKGFVGTLELLALSGVGALVLGTVVAAMRISPIASLRGFALVYTEILRNIPLLLVLFFCAVVLPYLKVPLDYFPLAVIGLTLYTSPFVAEAIRSGVNGVPVGQAEAARSIGLRFGQTLSLVVMPQAIRMVIPPLINVFIALVKNTSVAGAFFVYELFKAANDITNLRGDAVIALLLGVAFFYLIITVPLGLIAGWVERKVRVLR